The Petrotoga mobilis SJ95 genomic sequence GTACTTAGGCAAGTGACCATCCAAGGAATAAATGCAGTCGGTGTTACACTAGTTATCATTACCGCAGGGATAGATCTATCCATCGGTTCAGTTGTTGCTTTGGTTAACATACTTTTTGCAACCCTTTTAGTGGGGGGAACTCCAATTTGGTTTGGAGTTTTGATGGTTCTAGCGCTAGCGGCAGGTCTTGGTTTTGTAAATGGTTTTTTTGTTCATCAGTTTAGGGTACCACCATTTATTGCAACTTTAGCTATGATGAGTATCGCAAGAGGAGCTGCATTACTGATTTCCGGGGGAAGAAATGTCTTTGGACTGCCCAGAAGTGTAGCAGAATTTTCATCTGGGACACTGTTAGGGATTCCTAACTTATTTTGGTTTTTGATAGCTGTAATAGGCTTTATGGAATTTTTATTGAGAAAAACAACATTTGGAAGATATGTTTATGCAGTTGGGAGTAACCCAGAGGCCGCACGATTATCTGGAATAAATATTAGATGGGTTATTATAGGAGTTTATATGATAGCTGGATTTTTATGGGGGTTATCTGGAATATTAGAAACTTCAAGGCTTTGGATGGGAGTTCCAAGCACTGGAACAGGTTATGAATTAGATGCAATAGCTGCAGCCGTCCTTGGAGGAGCAAGTTTAATGGGTGCGCAAGGAAGCGCTATTGGAGCATTCTTGGGTGCTTTAGTTATGGCGACTATATATAATGGATCCGTCCTTTTGAACATTAACCCATTTTGGCAAAGAATAATAGTAGGAATTATTCTAGTGATAACTGTTTCGATTGATCAAATGCGTTCCAGAAGAGGATAATAAAGTGAATTCGTGAGGTGATTTTTATGTTAAAAAACATACCTAAGATAATATCTCCAGAATTAATGAAAGTCCTATTAGAAATGGGACATGGGGATGAAATATTGTTGGCTGATGGAAATTATCCCTGCCATTCGGTGGGAGTCAAAGTAGTAAGATTAGATGGACATGGAATTCCAGAAATTTTAAAAGCTATCTTAAAATATTTTCCTCTTGATACTTTTGTTGAAGAAAACGTTCTGTTAATGGATAATAATTTAAGTACTAAACCTGAAATTTGGAAAAGTTACGAAGAAATATTGTATGATTCTAAAGAAGACTTTAGAGTGAAAGTGTTAGAAAGATTTAAATTTTATGAAAGAGCTAAAAACGTATTCGCCATAGTTGCGACAAGTGAAAGTGCCTTGTATGCTAATATCATTCTTAAAAAAGGGGTTGTCAAAACATGATATATATAGACTCGATTAATGAAAAAGCTATTTCATTTTTAAATTTTCCTTTTATTCAGGGGTTGACTACAAATCCTTCCATAATAAAAAAGGAGACTAATTCCTGGGGTTTTGTTGAAACCGTCAGTTTCCTCCAAAAAATCCCAGGAAGTCATTTTGTTCAGGGAAGTGTAAAAAAAGATAAAGATTGGTTTATGGAATTGCATAATCTTTTGGAAAAAGGGGAAATTGATGCTAAGAAATTCATAATCAAACTTCCGTGGGATCCTTCTCTTGCAGCAAATTATGTTTTACCTTTGAGAGATTTAGGATTTAAAGTTTGTGCCACCGCAGTTTATACTATACAGCAAACCTTTACGGCTGTTTTTAGCAAAGTGGATTATATAGCTTTTTATTATGATAGAATGAAAAAAAGCCATATTGATGTAGAAAACAGATTGTTAGATATATTAAACATATGTGAAAAAAACAACCCAGAACTTAGATTATTAGGCGCAAGTATAAAAGATATTACAACTGTCAACAAACTACTAAAATTAGGAATTCATGATTTAACTCTTCCTTTGAACGTTGTGGAGGAAATTTTAAAGACTAATTTTCCACAAAACGATTTAGAAATATTTGAAGATGATTTTAAATTATGAGATAAGTAGAAGAAAATTTATTGGTTCCTGCTAAATTTTTTACAAACTAAAATTCGAAAGGACATTATACAATGAATACAAATTATTTTGAAATAATTCCTAAGATTATACCGGTTTTCATCTTGTTAAGCGTTGGATATTTTTTAAAAATCAAGAAGTTTATCTCTAGCAATTCTATTAGTGAGATCAAGAAATTGATCGTTAACATTTCACTTCCTGCACTATTATTCATATCGTTTCTGGATGTTAATTTAACTATAGAGTTCTTTTTTGTCATTCTAATTGTTTTTTTGATCAATCTTTTGATGTTATTAATAGGTAAGGGTTTTGCATTTTTTACAAAGTTAAAGGATCCTCACTTACCTTTGCTTTTCACCGGTTTTGAAGTTGGTATGCTTGGCATACCCCTCTTTGGAGCAATATACGGTACGGAAAGCATTAAATATATGGCTGTGGTTGATCTTGGCCAGGAGATATACGTTTGGTTTGTATTATTTGCTATGTTATTGAGCCTTCAACAAAAAGAAAAGCGACTGCATTTTGTAGGGTTATTTAAATCTTTTATCACTTCTCCGATAATTATAGCTATTTTACTTGGGATCATTATCAATTCTAGCGGGATAAAATCTTTAATTAGTGAAAATTTCCTATTTCAAGGTGTTATTAACAGTATCGATATGCTTGGGAGTTTAACAGTGCCTTTAATACTATTAGTGATAGGATACGAAATTAATTTTAAAACCAGTAATATGAGTTTACCTTTAAAAATTATTGGCGTTAGACTGTTAATATTAGTACCTATTGCTCTTTTAGTTGGGAATTTTGTTTTTAATAAATTTCTTGAACTCGAACCCCTTTACAGCGTTGCTCTACTGTCGGTTGTAGTATTGCCTCCCCCTTTTATTATTCCTCTCTTTTTTAATCAAGAAGATGAACAAAGGGGTGAGAAAAGTTATG encodes the following:
- a CDS encoding AEC family transporter, producing MNTNYFEIIPKIIPVFILLSVGYFLKIKKFISSNSISEIKKLIVNISLPALLFISFLDVNLTIEFFFVILIVFLINLLMLLIGKGFAFFTKLKDPHLPLLFTGFEVGMLGIPLFGAIYGTESIKYMAVVDLGQEIYVWFVLFAMLLSLQQKEKRLHFVGLFKSFITSPIIIAILLGIIINSSGIKSLISENFLFQGVINSIDMLGSLTVPLILLVIGYEINFKTSNMSLPLKIIGVRLLILVPIALLVGNFVFNKFLELEPLYSVALLSVVVLPPPFIIPLFFNQEDEQRGEKSYVYNTLSISTVISIIAFLITAVFFTPTL
- a CDS encoding transaldolase family protein, yielding MIYIDSINEKAISFLNFPFIQGLTTNPSIIKKETNSWGFVETVSFLQKIPGSHFVQGSVKKDKDWFMELHNLLEKGEIDAKKFIIKLPWDPSLAANYVLPLRDLGFKVCATAVYTIQQTFTAVFSKVDYIAFYYDRMKKSHIDVENRLLDILNICEKNNPELRLLGASIKDITTVNKLLKLGIHDLTLPLNVVEEILKTNFPQNDLEIFEDDFKL
- a CDS encoding RbsD/FucU family protein; the encoded protein is MLKNIPKIISPELMKVLLEMGHGDEILLADGNYPCHSVGVKVVRLDGHGIPEILKAILKYFPLDTFVEENVLLMDNNLSTKPEIWKSYEEILYDSKEDFRVKVLERFKFYERAKNVFAIVATSESALYANIILKKGVVKT
- a CDS encoding ABC transporter permease; translation: MTNNKKINFTWSTQTVILLVVVAMWIFLSLSTENFLTISNIQNVLRQVTIQGINAVGVTLVIITAGIDLSIGSVVALVNILFATLLVGGTPIWFGVLMVLALAAGLGFVNGFFVHQFRVPPFIATLAMMSIARGAALLISGGRNVFGLPRSVAEFSSGTLLGIPNLFWFLIAVIGFMEFLLRKTTFGRYVYAVGSNPEAARLSGINIRWVIIGVYMIAGFLWGLSGILETSRLWMGVPSTGTGYELDAIAAAVLGGASLMGAQGSAIGAFLGALVMATIYNGSVLLNINPFWQRIIVGIILVITVSIDQMRSRRG